Part of the Sinorhizobium terangae genome is shown below.
CTCGCGGATGCCCTCCATGCCCCAGGGCTTGGCTTTGAGTTCGAAGGCGCCGACGAGCATCTTGCCGGCATCTTCCTTGTAATAGGTGCACTCGTCCGGCACGCGCAGCACCGGCAGACGGGCGAGGCCGGGGATTGCCTCGGTGACGATATAGAAATGCTCGCAGGCATGGAGCGGCACGGTGACCCCTACTTGCCGGGCAAGCTCTCTGCCCCACATGCCGGCGCAGTTGACGACGTTCTCGGTCTCGATCGTGAAGCTCTCGCCGTCCTGCTCGCAGGTGACCCCGGTAACGCGGCCATTCTTCTTCAGCACCGACGTGACCTTCACGCCTTCGATGATGGTCGCACCGTTCTGGCGGGCGCCCTTGGCAAGCGCCATGGCGATATTGGCCGGATCGCACTGGCCGTCGAGCGGCAGATGCACGGCCGCCTTCACGTCCGAGGTGTTGAGATGGGGATAGAGCTCCTTGACCTCGCTCGGCGTGATCTCGCGAACGTCCACATTGAACGCACGGGCGAGAGATGCCTGGCGGTAGATCTCTTCCTTGCGCTCTTCCGTCAGCGCCACGGTGATCGACCCGTTCTGGCGCATGCCGGTGGCGATGCCGGTCTCGGCTTCGAGCTTGACGTAGAGGTCGGCCGAATATTTCGCGAGCCGGGTCATGTTCTGCGAGGCGCGAAGCTGGCCGATCAAACCGGCCGCATGCCAGGTCGTGCCGGAGGTCAGCTGCTTGCGCTCGAGCAGCACCACGTCCGTCCAGCCGAGTTTCGACAGATGGTAGGCGACCGAGCAACCGGAGACGCCGCCGCCGATGATGACAGCACGGGCTTTTGCAGGAATGGGCTTCGTCATGCTCTCAGTCTTTCATTCGAGGGATCCCAGAGCGGCTGGTCCGGCTGAACCACCGCCTTGAAACGGTCACCGAAAATCTCGACCTCGATTTCCTGGCCGGGTATGGCGAGATCCGCACGCAACATGCCGAGCGCGATCGACTTGCCGACACGATAGCCCCAGTTTCCGGAGGTCGTCTCGCCGACGACCTCGCCGCCCGACCATAGCGTCGACATGTAAGGCGCGTCACAGTCACCCGCCTCGACCGTTAGAGTGACGAAGCGCTTACTGACACCCTGCTGCTTCTCGCGCTCCAGCGCCGCCTTGCCCTTGAAGCTCGGCTTCGACCAGTCGACGAAGCGTTCGAGCCCGCCCTGCAAAATCGTGTAGTCGGTCGAGAGATCGCCCTTCCAGGCGCGATAGCCCTTTTCGATGCGCAGACTGTCGAGCGCCTCCATGCCGAAGGGCTTGAGACCGTGCTTCTGGCCAGCCGCCCAAACCACGTCGAAGATCGCCGCCGTGTCACCCACCTTCGTGTGGATTTCCCAGCCGAGCTCGCCGGCGAAGGAGACCCGAACGAGCTGGCAATACCGTCCGGCGATATGCGCCGTCTGATGCGTGAGCCAGCCTTTCGAAAGGTCGGCGTCGGACACTTCAGCAAGGATGTCGCGCGACTTCGGTCCGGTGAGGATCTGGCAGGAGAAATTCGCTGTCACATCGTCGAGGATGAAGGCGGCGCCGGCCGGGCGGTGTTTCTGCAGCCACTCGAAGTCATGCCATTGCGCCGTTGCTGCGGTGATCAGAAAGAAGAAATCCTCCTCGATCGCCATCACCGACATTTCCGTGACGATGCGGCCCTTGTCGTCGGCGAAATAGGCCAGGCCGATGCGGCCGGGCTTCGGCACGCGGCCGGTGATGAGGCCGGAGAGCCATTCACGCGCGCCCTCGCCCTTCAGCCGGAAGCGCGAGAAGCCCGGCAGGTCGAGGATACCGGCCGCATCGCGGACCGCCAGGCACTCCGCTTCGATGCGTTTTGCCCACGGCCCTTCGCGGTCCCAGGTCTGCGTCGCTTCCTCGGAAGTGTCGTCGCCGGGCTTTGCATACCACATAGCGCGCTCCCAGCCGTTATAGGGCTTGAACTGGGCGCCCAGCGCGGCGATCCGGTCGTGGATCGGCGACAGCTTCTTGTCGCGGCCTGCCGGCCAGTAATGTTTCGGAAAATGCATCGCATATTCGTGGCCGTAGATTTCCATGCCTTTCGCGATGCAATAGTCCTGGTCGGTATAGTCGGTGTAGCGCCGCGGATCGCAGGACCACATGTCCCATTCCGTCTGGCCTTCGGTCACCCATTCTGCGAGCACCTTGCCTGCCCCACCCGCCTGGCAAATGCCGAAGGTGAAGACGCAGGCCTCGAAGGCGTTGGGTACGCCGGGCATCGGCCCGATCAGCGGATTGCCGTCCGGCGCGTAGGGGATCGGCCCGTTGATGACGCGCGAAAGGCCCGCCGTGCCGAGGATCGGCACCCGCTCCACCGCATCGTTCAGATACCATTCCAATCTTTCCAGATCGTCCGGAAAGAGCTGGAAGGAGAAATCCTCCGGCATCGGATCGTCGGGTGTTACCCAGTGTGCGCGGCAATTCTTCTCGTAAGGCCCGAGGTTCATGCCGTATTTCTCCTGCCGGAGATAATAGGAGGAGTCGACATCGCGGAGCAGCGGCAGCTTGTGCCCTGCCTCCTTCGACCAGGCGGCAAGCTCGGGGATTTCATCGAACAGAATATATTGATGGCTCATCACCATCATCGGCACGTCGCGTCCGAACAGCTTGCCGACCTCGCGGGCATAATAGCCGGCGGCGTTGACGACGTATTCGCAGCGAATCTCGCCTTGCTGCGTGGAGATCACCCACTCATCGTTTTCGCGCCGTGCCCCGGTGACGGGACAGAAGCGGATAATCTTCGCACCTAGGTCGCGCGCGCCCTTGGCGAGCGCCTGGGTAAGCTGCGCCGGGTCGATATCACCGTCATGGGGATCATAGAGCGCGCCGGTCAGCTCGTGGGTTTCGAGGAAGGGATAGCGGCTGCGCATCTCGTCGGGCGTCAGGATGTCGAGATCCATGCCCTGGTAGCGCCCCATGCCGACGACGCGCTTGAACTCCTGCAGCCGTTCCTTCGAATGACCGAGGCGGATCGACCCGGTGACGTGATAGTTCATCGGATAGCCGACCAGCGTCCCCAGCTCGCGGTAGAGCGCGGCGGAATAGCGCTGCATGTTCATGATCGACCAGGACGACGAGAAGGTCGGCACATTGCCGGCCGCATGCCAGGTCGAGCCCGCAGTCAACTCGTTCTTTTCCAGAAGCACGCAGTCGGTCCAGCCGGCCTTGGCAAGATGATAGAGCGAGGAGGCGCCAACGGCTCCCCCGCCGATGATCACGACGCGCGCGTGAGACGGCAAATTCGACATGCGTAGTTCCCTCTTTTGAGGGGATATTTGACGAGGAAAATAAGGCCATCAAGCAGCGGAACGAGGTATTATTGATCGAAGATTTCGATTAGGATCGGCTCGTTCTAAAGGCGGCGTGTCGCAAAGATGCAAGTTGAACTGATTGAGACATTTCTGGACCTGATGGAAACGCGAAGCTTCAACCGCACGGCCGAGCGGCTGAACATCACGCAGTCGACCGTTTCCCATCGCGTGAAGGCGCTGGAGGCGCAGTTCAACCGCAAGCTCTTCACCCGCAGCAAGGGCGGCACGGTACCGACTGCTTCGGGCCTGCGCTTTCTCGACTACGCGAAAGCACTTCAAAATCAATGGCATGAAGCAACGCGCGCGGTCGCCAATGCCGGCGCTTTCGAACGTTCGATGCGGCTGGGGATCCAGCACGATCTCGCCGAGACCCTTGCCGGAGACTGGCTGGCCGCCATCCGCCGCGAGCTGCCGCAGACCGAAATTTACATGGAGGCGGATTATTCCAACCAGATGAACCGCGATCTCGCGGCCGGAGAGCTTGACCTGGCGATCCTCTATACGCCCCACTACCTGCCCGATCTTCACTATGAACGGATCGGCGAACTGCATTACATACTCGTCAGCACACAAGCCCGCGACATAGCCGGCGTGAAGCCCGAGACCTATATCCGCTCCAGCTATTCGCCGGCTTTCGACCGCGCCCACCGCCTCGCCTTGCCGCATCTTTCCGCCGCGCCGCTTGCCGCCGGGCAGAATATGGCGATCACCGGGCTGCTTCGCGCCCTCGGCGGTGCCGCCTATGTAACGAAGGCCACCGCCGTGCGCCTCTCCGAAGACGGCGCCGCCGCAACGGTCGCCGACGCGCCGGTCATCCCACAGGCCATCTACGCGGCGACCAGCCTCCGCACCCGCCATGCGCATCAGCACCGCAAGATCATCGGGGCAATGGAGGGGCTGCTGTTTGGTTTTTAGCGCATCGGCCAAACAAAGACTGTTGTGGAAATTGCCCCTCACCCTAACCCTCTCCCCGCACGCGGAGAGAGGGAACCCGGGGCCGGCGCGGCATATCCCTTCTCCCTGCATGCGGGGAGAAGGTGCCGGCAGGTGGATGAGGGGGCGAACGCAGGCGAAGCCGTATAGCGCATCCCCTCATCTCTCCTTGAATTGCGCCTTCAGCCGCGTGACATCCTCGGGTGTGACCGCCGGCGGATCGGTGACCGCCATCCAGGCATCGATATAGTGCTCCGGCGCATAGACATGGCCGTAACCGATCGGCGACGTCGTCGCCAAAGCCATGTCGGCGAGAAGCTGCAGCCCGGTCACCACTGGAAACCAGCTGAACGCCGGCGAGACATCCGGCCCCCGCGGCGCCTCCATCCATTGCGGCTCGCGATAGAAGGAATGGGGATCGAAAAACGTCACTGGATCGCTCGCATATTGCAGATAGACAATCCGCATCGCGCCCCAGCGCGCGCCCGGGATATCAAGCGCATTCTTCTGGTTCGTGAAGCGGATGATCGAACCGTCCCGGTAGCGCGGCAGCCAGGCCGGGGACTTCGGATCGCGATCGGCCGTCACCGATTGCCACAACCCGCTCGTAAAGGGGGGGCCGCTCCAGAGCGCACCCTGAAAGGGATCGCTGATGACGTCGAAGAGATCGACTGAGCCTTGCGAATTCATCGCGCCAAGGCTCAGGCCGTGGAGATAGAGCTTAGGCCGCCGGTCCTTTGGCAGCGTCCGCCAATAGCTGTAGACCTCGTCGAACAACGCGTTGGCAGCGTCGGCCCCGTAGCCCGGCTCGACCAGCAGTGACAGCCAGCTTGTGAGATAGGAATACTGGACTGCGATGCTCGCGACATCGCCGTGCAGCAGGTATTCGACGGTATCGAGCGCTGCCGGATCGATCCAGCCCGTGCCGGTCGGCACGACGACGATCAGCGACTTGCGTTTGAAGCCGCCGGCGCGCTTCAGCTCTTCGAGCGCGAGCTTGGCGCGATCTCTCGCGGTCTCGGCAGAATTCAGCCCCACATAGACCCGTACGGGGTTCTGCGCCTCTCCGCCGAAGAAGGCGCCGATTTCGGCAGCCGTCGGGCCGGAGGCGATAAACTGACGGCCCTGCCTCCCAAGCTCATCCCAGTTGACCAGCGATGCGGCGCTGCCCGTCTTCGTCGGATCCGACGGTGGCGGCACGTCGGCATCGATATAGGCATCGAGGGTCTGGAACGAACTGTCGGCGGCACGCAATGCCAATTTGAAGATCAAGCCATCGGCCACGGACCAGAAAAGTGCAATCGCTGCGAGCCCGCCGATCGCCCTCGCGATGGGGCGGGTCACAAGGCGCTCCAGCATGCGCGAGAGAAAATGGAACGTCAGCCGGAACAGCCGCGCCAGAAAGACGAGCAAGACGAAGACCGACGCGGCGGTGAGACCGAGCTTCAGGGGTTCCGCCGTTTCGATCGGTTCGAGTCCCATGATGTTTCGGACGGTGTTCTGCCATCCCGCGGTCTGCCACAGGAACACCGCAACCGCCGCACCGCAGACGAGGCCCGCCACGATCTTCAGCGTGTGTTGGCGCCGCGGCGAGGCGTCGGGCAGCTCGAAAAAGGACCAGAGCCAGCGCAGGAACACGCCGATCGCATAGCCGGCCGCAAGCGAGAGGCCGGATATCGCTCCCTGGATCAGATAGGGCCGCGGGATAAGGCTCGGAGTCAGCGAGACGGCGAAAAACAGCACGCCAACGAGCAGCCCGGTCGCAGAAAACGGATCCCAGAAGCTTGCGGGATGGCTTGAGAGCTCCGGCCTCGACATGTCCGTCCGTTGAAGGTGTTCCATGCGACCCTCCACTCTACAGGCACTATCACCGGAATGTCCGGCGCGGGCGACACGCGCAGGGAGCAATGTCGCCTCGCACTCTCTTGCAGTCAATTGTTGCGCACGAGCATTTTGCAGTCAGGTGGAATCACCTGACGTCGCACAAATGCGGCAAAAACAAACACTTAGCGCGGCGGCGCGAACGCACGTAAGCGCATCCCGCTCTAAATGCGCCGCTCCTTGATCGTGTTCATCACAAAGCTCGTCTCGATCGAGGCGACACATTTCAACCGGGCGATCTTTTCCTTGATGAAGCGCTCATACTGTTCGAGGCCGGCGCTCATAACCTTCAGCACATAGTCACGCGAGCCTGTGACAAGGTGGCATTCGAGCACCTCGTCCCAGCCGCGGATGGCCTCCTCGAACATCACGATCTCGTCCTCATGCTGACGGCTGAGCCGCACTGTCGCGATCGCCGTCATCGTCCAGCCTTCAATCGCCGGATCGACGAGCGCTGTGTAACCGCGGATGACGCCGCTTTCCTCCAACCGTCGCAGGCGCCTGAGACAGGGCGAAGCCGACAGCCCAACCCTCTCGGCGAGTTCGTTGTTGGTAATCCTGGCGTCGGCCAGCAATTCCTTCAAAATCCGGCGATCCATTTCATCGGCAATTTTCTGCGTCATATCTCTTCGGCTCCGGCAAATATTTGCTCCCATCAAAGCGAAGTGATCGCAAATAGCAAGGATCGGTCCAAGCGTCTGATATAATTTGGCAGTTAGTCGAGTTCCTTCGAGGAGAAAAGCCATGACCGCGCCCCATCCTTCCAAGACCCACATCGGCAACCACAAGCTGCACCCCGAAACCCTCATGCTGAACTATGGTTACGATCCGGAACTCTCGGAGGGCGCAGTCAAGCCGCCGGTATTTCTGACGTCCACGTTCGTTTTCCGCTCGGCCGAGGAAGGCCGCGACTTCTTCGATTTCGTTTCGGGGCGGCGCGAACCGCCGGCGGGCGTTGGCGCAGGGCTCGTCTATTCGCGCTTCAATCATCCAAACAGCGAAATCGTTGAGGACCGGCTGACTGTCTTTGAGCGGGCCGAAAGCGGCGCCGTCTTCTCGTCCGGCATGGCGGCAATCGCGACGACGCTGCTCGCCTTCGTGCGCCCGGGTGACTCCATCCTGCATTCGCAACCGCTTTACGGCGGCACCGAAACGCTGCTCGCCAAGACCTTCCTCAATCTCAACGTCTCGGCGGTCGGTTTTGCCGATGGGATCGACGAGGCAGCCGTCAGGACAGCGGCAGAAGAGGCGATGACAAAGGGACGCGTCGCCGTCATCCTCGTCGAGACGCCCGCCAACCCCACCAACAGCCTCGTCGATATCGCCATGATACGCCGCGTTGCCGACACGATCGGCGAAAAACAGGGGCATCGGCCGATCGTCGTTTGCGACAACACGCTGCTCGGCCCGGTCTTCCAGCACCCGATCGACCACGGTGCCGACCTCTCTCTTTACTCGCTGACCAAATATATCGGCGGCCATTCCGATCTCATCGCCGGTGCGGTGCTTGGGCCGAAGGACATCATAAAGCAGATCAAGGCGCTGCGCGGCGCGATCGGCACTCAGCTTGATCCGCACTCATGCTGGATGCTCGGCCGCTCGCTGGAAACGCTTGCTGTTCGCATGCACAAGGCGAACGACAATGCCCGCATCGTCGCCGAGTTCCTGCGTGACCATCCGAAGGTCGAGCGGATCCATTACCTCCCCTTCCACGACGAGGCCTCACCTGTCGGGCGCGTCTTTGCCGCCCAGTCGACCGGCGCCGGCTCG
Proteins encoded:
- a CDS encoding GcvT family protein — its product is MSNLPSHARVVIIGGGAVGASSLYHLAKAGWTDCVLLEKNELTAGSTWHAAGNVPTFSSSWSIMNMQRYSAALYRELGTLVGYPMNYHVTGSIRLGHSKERLQEFKRVVGMGRYQGMDLDILTPDEMRSRYPFLETHELTGALYDPHDGDIDPAQLTQALAKGARDLGAKIIRFCPVTGARRENDEWVISTQQGEIRCEYVVNAAGYYAREVGKLFGRDVPMMVMSHQYILFDEIPELAAWSKEAGHKLPLLRDVDSSYYLRQEKYGMNLGPYEKNCRAHWVTPDDPMPEDFSFQLFPDDLERLEWYLNDAVERVPILGTAGLSRVINGPIPYAPDGNPLIGPMPGVPNAFEACVFTFGICQAGGAGKVLAEWVTEGQTEWDMWSCDPRRYTDYTDQDYCIAKGMEIYGHEYAMHFPKHYWPAGRDKKLSPIHDRIAALGAQFKPYNGWERAMWYAKPGDDTSEEATQTWDREGPWAKRIEAECLAVRDAAGILDLPGFSRFRLKGEGAREWLSGLITGRVPKPGRIGLAYFADDKGRIVTEMSVMAIEEDFFFLITAATAQWHDFEWLQKHRPAGAAFILDDVTANFSCQILTGPKSRDILAEVSDADLSKGWLTHQTAHIAGRYCQLVRVSFAGELGWEIHTKVGDTAAIFDVVWAAGQKHGLKPFGMEALDSLRIEKGYRAWKGDLSTDYTILQGGLERFVDWSKPSFKGKAALEREKQQGVSKRFVTLTVEAGDCDAPYMSTLWSGGEVVGETTSGNWGYRVGKSIALGMLRADLAIPGQEIEVEIFGDRFKAVVQPDQPLWDPSNERLRA
- a CDS encoding LysR family transcriptional regulator, which produces MQVELIETFLDLMETRSFNRTAERLNITQSTVSHRVKALEAQFNRKLFTRSKGGTVPTASGLRFLDYAKALQNQWHEATRAVANAGAFERSMRLGIQHDLAETLAGDWLAAIRRELPQTEIYMEADYSNQMNRDLAAGELDLAILYTPHYLPDLHYERIGELHYILVSTQARDIAGVKPETYIRSSYSPAFDRAHRLALPHLSAAPLAAGQNMAITGLLRALGGAAYVTKATAVRLSEDGAAATVADAPVIPQAIYAATSLRTRHAHQHRKIIGAMEGLLFGF
- a CDS encoding alpha/beta hydrolase is translated as MEHLQRTDMSRPELSSHPASFWDPFSATGLLVGVLFFAVSLTPSLIPRPYLIQGAISGLSLAAGYAIGVFLRWLWSFFELPDASPRRQHTLKIVAGLVCGAAVAVFLWQTAGWQNTVRNIMGLEPIETAEPLKLGLTAASVFVLLVFLARLFRLTFHFLSRMLERLVTRPIARAIGGLAAIALFWSVADGLIFKLALRAADSSFQTLDAYIDADVPPPSDPTKTGSAASLVNWDELGRQGRQFIASGPTAAEIGAFFGGEAQNPVRVYVGLNSAETARDRAKLALEELKRAGGFKRKSLIVVVPTGTGWIDPAALDTVEYLLHGDVASIAVQYSYLTSWLSLLVEPGYGADAANALFDEVYSYWRTLPKDRRPKLYLHGLSLGAMNSQGSVDLFDVISDPFQGALWSGPPFTSGLWQSVTADRDPKSPAWLPRYRDGSIIRFTNQKNALDIPGARWGAMRIVYLQYASDPVTFFDPHSFYREPQWMEAPRGPDVSPAFSWFPVVTGLQLLADMALATTSPIGYGHVYAPEHYIDAWMAVTDPPAVTPEDVTRLKAQFKER
- a CDS encoding Lrp/AsnC family transcriptional regulator, encoding MTQKIADEMDRRILKELLADARITNNELAERVGLSASPCLRRLRRLEESGVIRGYTALVDPAIEGWTMTAIATVRLSRQHEDEIVMFEEAIRGWDEVLECHLVTGSRDYVLKVMSAGLEQYERFIKEKIARLKCVASIETSFVMNTIKERRI
- a CDS encoding cystathionine gamma-synthase family protein, which translates into the protein MTAPHPSKTHIGNHKLHPETLMLNYGYDPELSEGAVKPPVFLTSTFVFRSAEEGRDFFDFVSGRREPPAGVGAGLVYSRFNHPNSEIVEDRLTVFERAESGAVFSSGMAAIATTLLAFVRPGDSILHSQPLYGGTETLLAKTFLNLNVSAVGFADGIDEAAVRTAAEEAMTKGRVAVILVETPANPTNSLVDIAMIRRVADTIGEKQGHRPIVVCDNTLLGPVFQHPIDHGADLSLYSLTKYIGGHSDLIAGAVLGPKDIIKQIKALRGAIGTQLDPHSCWMLGRSLETLAVRMHKANDNARIVAEFLRDHPKVERIHYLPFHDEASPVGRVFAAQSTGAGSTFSFDIAGGQDAAFRFLNALQIFKLAVSLGGTESLASHPAAMTHSGVPIEVRQRIGVLESTIRLSIGIEHPDDLVADVANALTTV